Proteins from a genomic interval of Poecile atricapillus isolate bPoeAtr1 chromosome 1, bPoeAtr1.hap1, whole genome shotgun sequence:
- the LOC131583921 gene encoding astacin-like metalloendopeptidase has translation MRLNQPYSAARMTVGGQGMPQIAAAIGWGRVRSPEERAVRVYVAAGLAAVAVLGPQRTMELRRCLLLTALLLHSALPFPVQENYENSTTTTEPTEVTTQEDIFESPSPTETDEEDEDIFNKILKVNKDSSQFLQEGDIVPRRSRSAINCRHCHWPQSSDGIVRIPYELDPTYEENHVKGIHDAMAEFEALTCINFVKRKTERDYLSIRSADGCWSNYGKVGGGQTVSVMKGGCMWKGVIQHELEHALGFLHEHSRSDRDKHVKIMWQYISPADRPDFKKFENSNNLDLPYDYSSVMHYGPYTFSNTTGKATIVPIPDGSVHIGQRQGMSNLDVAKINKLYNCSRCSTILDGPSGSLRSANHPRNYSDNTNCVWLIRTRSRKVSLHFQAFHLQNTRGCQGDYVKVYDGSSKTSPVLMDKTCGSKRPNSIISSSNLMLVEFVTDGAHTASGFQAAFAAVRTQRRSSIHN, from the exons ATGAGGCTGAACCAGCCCTACAGCGCAGCTCGAATGACCGTGGGAGGCCAAGGGATGCCGCAGATCGCG GCTGCCATTGGCTGGGGCAGGGTTCGCAGCCCGGAGGAGCGGGCTGTGCGGGTATATGTAGCGGCAGGGCTGGCGGCGGTGGCGGTGCTCGGTCCCCAGCGCACCATGGAGCTGCGGCGCTGCCTGCTCCTCACCGCGCTCCTGCTGCACTCCGCCCTGCCCTTCCCCGTCCAG GAGAACTACGAAAACAGCACAACAA caaCAGAACCTACAGAG GTTACTACACAAGAGGATATATTCG AATCTCCTTCACCTACGGAGACTGATGAGGAGGACGAagatatttttaacaaaattctGAAAGTCAACAAAG ACAGCTCTCAGTTCTTGCAGGAAGGTGACATAGTTCCACGAAGGAGTCGTAGTGCCATCAACTGTCGCCATTGCCACTGGCCCCAGTCCAGCGATGGGATTGTTCGTATTCCCTATGAATTGGATCCTACTTATG AGGAAAACCATGTAAAAGGGATTCATGATGCCATGGCAGAATTTGAAGCGCTGACTTGTATTAATTTTGTGAAGCGCAAGACAGAACGTGACTACCTCAGTATTAGATCTGCTGATGG CTGCTGGTCCAACTATGGGAAAGTAGGAGGTGGACAGACTGTCTCTGTGATgaaaggaggctgcatgtgGAAAGGAGTTATTCAGCATGAACTGGAGCACGCTCTGGGCTTTTTGCATGAGCACTCTCGAAGCGACAGAGACAAACACGTAAAGATCATGTGGCAGTACATCAGTCCTG CTGACAGACCAGACTTCAAGAAATTTGAAAACTCCAATAACCTGGATCTTCCGTATGACTATTCCTCAGTAATGCACTATGGCCC ATACACATTCAGCAATACCACTGGGAAAGCAACTATTGTACCAATCCCTGATGGATCAGTACACATTGGACAGAGACAAGGGATGAGCAACTTGGATGTGGCCAAAATCAACAAACTTTACAACTGCA GTCGCTGCAGCACGATTCTTGATGGACCTTCTGGGTCACTGAGATCTGCCAACCATCCAAGGAATTACTCAGATAACACCAACTGTGTCTGGCTCATCCGAACCCGATCCAGAAAG GTTTCCCTGCACTTTCAAGCCTTTCATCTGCAGAACACTAGAGGCTGTCAGGGTGACTATGTTAAAGTTTATGATGGATCCAGCAAGACTTCTCCAGTTCTAATGGACAAGACCTGTGGATCAAAGAGACCCAATAGCATAATTTCTTCTAGTAATCTTATGCTCGTAGAGTTTGTCACAGATGGTGCCCATACAGCTTCTGGTTTCCaagctgcctttgctgctg TGAGGACCCAAAGAAGATCTAGCATCCACAACTGA